In a single window of the Simkaniaceae bacterium genome:
- the glpK gene encoding glycerol kinase GlpK yields MGYILALDQGTTSSRALIVDEKAHVKGLSQREFEQIFPESGWVEHDATEIWSSQAAVIAEVFAKTKIPMKEIRAIGITNQRETTVIWDRASGRPIYNAIVWQDRRTFEFCKELKHRGFEDLVNRKTGLTLDPYFSATKIRWILNHIEGAKEKAARGELAFGTIDTWLIWNLTCGRHHITDVTNASRTMLFNINTLEWDQDLLDLFEIPRSLLPEVHSSSEVYGQAQSELFSTPIPIAGIAGDQQSSLFGHACTEKGMIKTTYGTGAFSLLNIGPEPTLSKHRLLTTIAWQMNGQTTYALEGSVFMAGASIQWLRDGLKMIENFSDVDRLADTVQNTNGVYIVPSFTGLGAPHWDPKARGTILGLSRGTTRAHLCLAMLEGIAFQVSDVIQSMMLDAKLENAVMRVDGGVTVSKRLMQFQSDLLQMKIEKPTSKEMTALGASFLAGLAVGYWKNIEEIAALWLPQDAYAPHSSSQEIQLPKKNWMRAIACAKLWENEPDATS; encoded by the coding sequence ATGGGTTATATTTTAGCGCTTGATCAAGGAACAACAAGCTCACGCGCGCTCATAGTTGATGAGAAGGCTCATGTTAAAGGGTTATCTCAGCGCGAGTTTGAACAGATCTTCCCCGAATCGGGTTGGGTTGAGCACGATGCAACTGAAATTTGGTCATCGCAAGCAGCTGTCATTGCAGAAGTCTTTGCAAAGACTAAAATCCCGATGAAAGAGATTCGGGCCATTGGAATTACCAACCAACGAGAAACAACCGTCATTTGGGATCGCGCAAGCGGACGCCCCATCTACAATGCCATTGTTTGGCAAGATCGACGCACCTTTGAGTTTTGTAAAGAACTGAAACATCGAGGATTCGAGGATTTAGTCAATCGCAAAACCGGCCTCACCCTCGACCCTTACTTTTCAGCAACCAAAATCCGATGGATCTTGAATCATATAGAGGGAGCTAAAGAAAAGGCAGCAAGAGGCGAGTTGGCATTCGGAACAATTGATACTTGGCTGATTTGGAATCTCACCTGTGGGCGTCATCACATCACAGATGTCACCAATGCCTCACGCACCATGCTTTTTAATATCAACACACTCGAGTGGGATCAAGACCTTTTGGATCTTTTTGAAATCCCCCGATCTCTCCTCCCCGAAGTGCATTCTTCAAGTGAAGTGTATGGGCAAGCACAATCAGAACTATTTTCAACACCCATTCCGATTGCGGGCATTGCAGGCGATCAACAATCCTCTTTGTTCGGCCATGCCTGCACTGAAAAGGGGATGATCAAAACGACATACGGAACAGGAGCTTTTTCCCTATTAAATATCGGGCCTGAGCCTACGCTCTCTAAACACCGGCTACTTACGACCATTGCATGGCAAATGAATGGCCAAACCACCTATGCCCTCGAAGGAAGTGTCTTTATGGCAGGGGCAAGCATCCAATGGCTTCGCGACGGGCTTAAAATGATTGAAAACTTTTCCGATGTGGATCGCTTGGCCGACACCGTTCAAAACACGAATGGGGTTTATATCGTCCCCTCTTTTACCGGACTTGGAGCCCCGCATTGGGACCCTAAAGCAAGAGGGACGATTTTAGGCCTCTCCCGCGGCACCACCCGCGCTCATTTATGTTTAGCAATGCTTGAAGGCATCGCCTTTCAGGTGAGTGATGTCATTCAATCGATGATGCTCGACGCAAAATTAGAAAATGCCGTTATGAGGGTCGATGGCGGGGTCACCGTCTCCAAACGACTCATGCAGTTTCAATCGGATCTCCTTCAAATGAAAATTGAAAAACCCACCTCAAAAGAAATGACGGCCTTAGGGGCAAGTTTTTTAGCGGGTCTTGCCGTCGGATATTGGAAAAACATCGAGGAAATTGCAGCGCTTTGGCTCCCTCAAGATGCCTACGCGCCACATAGCTCTAGTCAAGAAATACAACTGCCGAAAAAAAATTGGATGCGCGCTATTGCCTGCGCCAAGTTATGGGAGAATGAGCCTGATGCAACGTCGTGA